A single window of Lutzomyia longipalpis isolate SR_M1_2022 chromosome 1, ASM2433408v1 DNA harbors:
- the LOC129789290 gene encoding uncharacterized protein LOC129789290: MDILAGGVIVNISIISLFNQIVPQYFLELSSIAIVVDEKPSSLLLREYSDELEIFFKSAESFPPVLWISVENPFEEERLEEKILSVSELGCQGFIVASTRVVEFIELKYQVTEKAVQRQRDKYFIFLLDDQDVFPSHLIVRRSKEIDGFELITQKFVSNHDNEEGIILGYLQENKSAIVDFFPDKLKNMQGKDIPSATLTYPPYMIIDNVPPGQGNVDEFETNELKTLYMDGTEAIMMFEFSRLRNFTMKMKRFEHDCWGELYENGSSDGLLGSIYQKEVDFAVGCLSMWYYHEMEYSFTIAQSSVRFLVPGAQILPPSLTPTLPFSWKVWIAIFLTVIIDVVIYYFIEKKVLKTPGHTARTTFGLVALRISSIYLQQAAPETSRWSSVRLLLATFILSSLVVVNSYSGGLASVLTVPKYEDSIDSNQQFADSDVKWGAPSDAWIYQIVGAEEPMYKTIVKNFEIKSYDEFQKLSFSRTYGFAIERLNYGEYAFGSYITEPSMSYFDMTKEDIYFLWTCLIPVPGWPLMDYFNKHVQEVLQHGLWDYWERRITEKYFNVKVQLGMHQLSAGYRDNPGITSLKLITFLDHFFS, from the exons atggaTATTTTAGCGGGTGGCGTCattgtaaatatttccattatttctctctttaatcAAATCG TCCCTCAATATTTCTTGGAATTGAGCTCCATTGCAATTGTTGTGGATGAAAAGCCATCGAGTTTACTTTTGCGAGAATATTCTGATGAAttggagattttcttcaaatccgCTGAATCTTTTCCTCCAGTTTTGTGGATTTCtgtggaaaatccttttgaagaagaaagacTAGAGGAAAAAATCCTTTCGGTCAGTGAGTTGGGATGTCAAGGATTTATTGTGGCATCAACAAGAGTagtggaatttattgaattaaaatatcaagTTACTGAGAAAGCAGTTCAACGTCAaagagataaatattttatatttctcctCGATGACCAGGATG ttTTCCCATCACATTTGATTGTAAGACGTTCCAAGGAAATTGATGGCTTTGAATTAATAACTCAAAAATTCGTCAGTAATCACGATAATGAAGAAGGAATCATTTTGGGTTAcctgcaagaaaataaatccgcaattgtggatttttttcctgataaattgaagaatatgCAGGGAAAGGACATCCCATCGGCAACACTGACCTACCCTCCTTATATGATAATAGACAATGTACCTCCAGGGCAAGGAAATGTCGATGAATTCGAaacaaatgaattaaaaactcTTTACATGGATGGAACTGAAGCTATAATGATGTTTGAGTTCAGCCGCTTAAGGaattttacaatgaaaatgaaacgat TTGAGCATGACTGTTGGGGTGAATTGTATGAGAATGGATCATCTGATGGACTCCTCGGGAGTATTTATCAGAAAGAAGTTGATTTTGCCGTTGGTTGCCTATCAATGTG GTACTACCACGAGATGGAATATTCATTCACAATCGCACAATCATCTGTAAGATTTCTTGTTCCAGGAGCACAGATCCTTCCACCTTCCCTAACACCCACACTTCCTTTTTCGTGGAAAGTCTGGATAGCAATCTTTCTAACTGTTATCATTGACGTCGTCATatattatttcattgaaaagaaagTCCTGAAAACTCCAGGACATACCGCCAGGACGACTTTTGGCCTTGTAGCGTTGAGAATTTCATCGATTTATCTTCAACAAGCTGCCCCTGAAACCTCGAGGTGGTCATCTGTCAGGCTTCTTCTTGCAACCTTTATCCTTTCGAGTCTCGTCGTGGTCAATTCTTACAGCGGAGGACTTGCAAGTGTCCTCACAGTGCCCAAGTACGAAGATTCAATTGATTCAAATCAACAATTCGCTGATAGTGATGTTAAATGGGGAGCCCCGTCGGATGCGTGGATTTATCAAATTGTGGGAGCTGAAGAGCCCATGTACAAGAcaattgtgaagaatttcgAAATCAAAAGCTACGATGAGTTCCAAAAATTGTCCTTTTCAAGGACATACGGATTCGCAATCGAAAGGCTGAATTATGGAGAATATGCTTTTGGTTCTTATATCACCGAACCTTCGATGAGTTATTTCGAC atgACAAAGGAGGATATATATTTCCTGTGGACCTGTCTTATCCCTGTGCCAGGATGGCCATTGATGGATTACTTTAATAAGCACGTCCAGGAGGTTCTTCAACACGGGCTCTGGGATTATTGGGAGCGAAGAATCACCGAAAAGTACTTCAATGTCAAAGTTCAACTCGGAATGCATCAACTTAGTGCG